One Novosphingobium sp. G106 DNA segment encodes these proteins:
- a CDS encoding alpha/beta hydrolase produces the protein MDRRELLKQACALGVAAPFIMPGRALADTDDAMILASVHPDLREIARRILPFGRAPLNITTLAQQRKGAEAYGPKPSADVPYERRVIPGSKGQPDVAIYLINAAAGAARPAILFTHGGGFVTGTALSSVASLQTLCKELECVAVSVDYRLAPETTFAGSIEDNYAGLKWLHTNAAQLGVDNRRIAVMGESAGGGHAALLAITARDRGEVPLCFQCLIYPMLDDRTGVSRQMPSHVGNIVWTAEKNRFGWESFLGVKPGGRSVPGGVPARVSNLAGLPPAWIGVGSIDLFVDEDVDYAQRLNNAGVPTELIVVPGAFHGFDSPFFPAKISRWFNSAKLDALRRGFGIPG, from the coding sequence ATGGATCGGCGAGAGCTTCTGAAACAGGCCTGCGCGCTGGGGGTGGCGGCGCCGTTCATCATGCCCGGACGGGCACTTGCTGATACCGATGACGCGATGATCCTCGCCTCCGTTCATCCGGACCTGCGCGAAATTGCCAGACGCATTTTACCTTTCGGCAGGGCGCCGCTGAACATTACGACGCTCGCCCAGCAGCGTAAGGGTGCGGAAGCTTATGGTCCCAAGCCATCGGCGGACGTGCCCTACGAACGGCGAGTAATTCCCGGTAGCAAGGGTCAGCCTGACGTCGCGATCTATCTCATCAACGCGGCGGCTGGTGCCGCCCGGCCGGCGATCCTGTTTACCCATGGCGGCGGCTTTGTCACGGGGACCGCGCTAAGCAGCGTCGCCAGCCTGCAGACGCTGTGCAAGGAACTCGAGTGCGTGGCGGTATCGGTCGACTACCGACTGGCTCCGGAAACTACCTTTGCCGGTTCGATCGAGGACAACTATGCCGGCCTGAAGTGGCTACACACCAACGCGGCGCAGCTCGGCGTCGATAACCGCCGCATTGCAGTCATGGGCGAGAGTGCTGGAGGCGGTCACGCTGCGCTTCTCGCGATCACCGCGCGGGACCGCGGTGAGGTTCCACTCTGCTTCCAGTGCCTGATCTATCCGATGTTGGACGACCGTACCGGCGTGAGCCGGCAGATGCCGAGTCATGTCGGCAACATCGTCTGGACCGCCGAGAAGAACCGCTTTGGCTGGGAGAGCTTCCTCGGGGTCAAGCCAGGAGGTCGCTCTGTTCCCGGCGGCGTGCCTGCACGCGTTTCGAATCTGGCGGGGCTACCGCCTGCATGGATTGGAGTCGGCTCGATCGACCTGTTCGTGGATGAGGATGTCGATTACGCGCAACGTCTCAACAACGCCGGTGTGCCGACCGAACTCATTGTAGTTCCAGGTGCATTCCATGGCTTCGACAGCCCGTTCTTCCCCGCGAAGATTTCGCGATGGTTCAACTCGGCAAAGCTTGACGCTTTACGTCGCGGTTTTGGCATTCCAGGATAA
- a CDS encoding helix-turn-helix transcriptional regulator yields the protein MDEILPALTKREFEILGLLAEGFSAKEIALKVAIGHRTVETHIDAMRLKLRARNRTHMVAMAIASRLLVFPVFSLDDFPALYSQGLQGLESEFAALDCA from the coding sequence TTGGACGAGATACTGCCGGCGTTGACGAAGCGCGAATTCGAAATTCTGGGCCTTTTGGCTGAAGGCTTTTCGGCAAAGGAAATAGCGCTGAAGGTCGCGATCGGGCACCGTACGGTCGAGACCCACATTGATGCGATGCGGCTGAAGCTGCGCGCCCGCAACCGGACACATATGGTCGCCATGGCGATAGCCTCGAGGCTGCTGGTGTTTCCCGTGTTTAGTCTCGATGATTTTCCGGCTCTATATTCCCAGGGTCTGCAAGGCCTGGAGAGTGAATTCGCAGCGCTTGATTGCGCTTAG
- a CDS encoding DUF6933 domain-containing protein, whose translation MFHLHSTKKLLDRIKPEICIAGESDTALGNWYATALFWKPQVALLVSEKTLLPVLMPLAPAATLGRRLPGQLGAVLKEHGIPADFIAQELWRMNEVRYAKTANRSVVGILNEFSRQAEFWLAAYAYEKGDDDDLLAISAKLAETPCGPLYSTHLSPDKALQYLVSSGAQ comes from the coding sequence ATGTTTCACCTGCATTCCACCAAGAAGCTCCTTGATCGCATCAAGCCAGAGATTTGCATAGCGGGTGAGAGCGATACCGCGCTGGGCAATTGGTATGCGACCGCTCTGTTTTGGAAACCCCAAGTAGCATTGCTGGTATCGGAGAAGACCTTGCTGCCGGTGTTGATGCCGCTGGCACCGGCCGCCACCTTGGGACGTCGCCTTCCTGGCCAGCTCGGCGCCGTTCTCAAGGAGCATGGCATCCCGGCCGATTTCATCGCGCAGGAACTGTGGCGTATGAATGAGGTTCGTTACGCCAAGACCGCAAACCGGAGCGTGGTCGGCATTCTCAACGAATTTTCCCGCCAAGCCGAATTTTGGCTGGCCGCCTATGCCTACGAGAAGGGTGATGACGACGACTTGCTAGCCATTTCCGCAAAGCTCGCAGAAACGCCGTGTGGGCCACTTTATAGCACCCATCTTTCGCCGGATAAGGCTCTTCAATATTTGGTGAGCAGCGGCGCACAGTGA